Genomic DNA from Neosynechococcus sphagnicola sy1:
CTGTTGGGCGGGAGCGCGGCAGAACTAGCGCTGAGAATCCAGCAACTTCAGGCCTGGGCTAAACTGCCCCTCTTGGTGGCGGCGGATGTGGAGGAAGGGGTGGGACAACGGTTTTCCGGAGCCACTTGGTTTCCACCACCCCTGGCGTTGCAGGCGATCGCCCTGGAAGATCTGAAAAAMGGCGCAATCCTACGCTTACCAGATGGGAGCGATCATCGCAGCCGAATCCCAGGCTGTGGGGTTGAATTGGGTTCTGGCTCCCGTGGTCGATGTCAATAATAACCCGGACAATCCGGTGATTAATGTCCGGGCATTTGCCGAGACTCCGGAGTTGGTGAGTCAACTGACCACCGCCTTTATTCAGGGAGCGCAATCCTATCCGGTTTTGACCACGGCCAAACATTTTCCCGGTCATGGGGATACGGCCGTTGACTCCCATCTTGATCTGCCCGTCCTGTCCCACTCCCCGGAGCGGCTGCGGCAGGTAGAGTTGCCGCCCTTTGCCCAGGCGATCGCGGCGGGAGTGGACACGGTAATGAGTGCTCACCTGCTGATTCCCGCCTTAGACCCCACCTATCCCGCCACCCTTTCCCCCCCCATTCTCACCGGATGTTTGCGGCAACAACTGGGTTTTACCGGGCTGATTGTCACCGATGCCCTGGTGATGGGGGCGATCTCCCATCGTTATGGAGCGGATGAAGCGGCGGTGCTGGCCCTGGAAGCAGGGGCGGATATTTTACTGATGCCCCCCGATCCAGCGGGGGTGATTGAGGCGGTGTGTGCCGCCGTCAAACAGGGACGCCTTACCCCGGAGCGGATTCTGGCTTCCGTGGAACGGGTGTGGCGTGCCAAAACCAAAGTATTCACTCCCCCGACCTCCGATTTTGATCAAGCCCATGACTGGGAACAGATCCCACCCCTACCGCTGCAACTTACCCACCTCGCTCGACCCGAATCCTGGGCGATCGCCGCCGAAATTCTCCAGGATTCCCGCCAAGTGCAACCCGCCCCCCAGCCTTTACAGCGATCACCGGAGATCCCCTTACGCAACCTGGTAATCGTCGATAGCCTGCTGGCGTGTGAGTATCTGGGTAACCATGCCCCAGCGATTTCCCTGCCACACCAACGAGGTTATCAACTCCAAGTAGTCGATAACCACACCCCTGAGGTTCCACTGACCCTAGAGTGGCAGCCACGAGTACTGACCCTGCTACAGTTGTTTATTCGCGGTAATCCTTTCCGAGGCAGTGCTGGGCTGACAGAGCGAGCCTCCGCCTGGTTCGAGTTTTTAGTGCAGACGCAGCAACTGCAAGCCCTGGTGATCTACGGTAGCCCCTACACCCTCCAGCAATTTCTCCCCACCTTACCCGTCGGCATTCCCTACGTCTTTACCTATGGGCAAATGCCCTTGGCGCAAGCCGATGCCCTCCAGGCAATTTTGCCCCGGTAGCTTGGAAGGCTAGTTGTTCATCCACAATAAGCAGCCGCAGTCCTGAGCCTGGGAGTGCTGCAGCTGCTATTGCAAAATGGTCTTAGAAACAATCCGAGTTTTCTTGCGATCGGATTCCGAGAGTTCCTCCCCAGACTGAAGACGGGTAAGGTTCTCCTGCAAGACCGTCGCTGCATTTTTATCTCCCATTTGTAAGGCAGTTTTGGCGGCCATCTGTAACATCGTCACAGCACCCGAGCGATCGCCCTGCTGGAGCTTGCTCTCGGCAATTTGGGTCTGACGATATTTCGCCAAGGCCAGAATGTACTGCTGCACCTGAGGATCCAGGGCAGGTTGATAGGCTGAGAGTACCTGGGTGGTGACGGTGAGCATCTCCGAGCGCAGACTTGTCCCGGACACCGGGTCACTGTAGCGTACCCGAAGTTTCGCGATCGCCTGCTGTCCCTCCGGCAGTTTACTAATGTAAAGATTTGCCAGGATCACTCGGGGCGCATCCGTCATCAAATCTCCCAAGCGCACACTCAGCCATTCGGCCTCGGGTTGAACGGTTAATTCGATCGCATCGGGGGCAACCTGGGCAATGGGCTTGAGTTCAGCTAACCGTACCTGGGGTGCCAAGGCCAGAATCAAGTGAGCATTGGTGAGCCCAACCGCCTGTGCTCGTTGGAACAACCGTCCGAAGGCATCCACCGCCGCCCCTGGGTGTTGAATATAGGTGAGACTGCCATTGCCAGCATCGGCAATCTGCTCCAGCAAATCTTGATTCCAACTATCGCCAAACCCCAGCATATTCAGGGTCAAGTTATAGCCCGATGCCAGTTGCGCCAACTTCAGACAGCGGTTGTTATCCCCATGTTCATTCTCACCATCGGTGAGCAGGAAAAGTTGGGAAACGGCTTCCTTTTTCCCCTTGGAAAGTTCCTCAATACCCAGCCGCAGTCCCTCATCGATCGCGGTGCCACCATTGGCCTGGAGCTGATTGATCTGTGCCTTCACACTGACGGGATTGTCAATCAGCTGGTTAGAAACCAACACCTTGGCCTTGTGATCGAAGCCCACAATTGAGATGCGATCGCCCGGTGAGAGGCGTTCCACGAGGCGCTGGGCCGCCTGTTTGACCGTCTCTAGGGGTTGTCCTTTCATCGAACCACTGTGATCGAGCACTAGACAGAGGTTCAAGGGTACGGAGGGATCGGAGATATCTGGAACGGCCGAAATGGAAATTGCCAGTTGCCGTTGACTACTCCCTTGATTAGCATCCAGGTTGGTATCACTCAGGGCAGACTGTAAACCAACTTTCATCTTCGTGAACTCCTAGCAGGCAAAGAACAGGGCACAGGGGATGCAATTGAAAGACAGCGGTTCCAGGATCAGCCCAAAACTGGACAAGCCTAATGGCTAGTTTATCTACAAACATCGAGCAACTGACAAGGGAATCGGGGGAACTGACGGTCAGGAAGGGGGCGATGGCCCTTGGTGTTGCCGTTCCTCTGGTGCTAGAGGACTCTCCCAGCATTGCCAGAGTCAGTCATCTAACCTAGGGTCACGCTACCATGTTCAAAAGAGTGCCATCCTGATCCGGCTATTCGTCAAGTCACCCCACAATATGGATTCACCCGTTCAAGCTGTTCAATCTCCCTACTCCTATGGGGATAGCTATTACCGAACTCCACCCCCAGACTTGCCCTCTTTGCTCTTGAAGGAGCGCATCATCTACTTGGGGTTACCTCTGTTTTCCTCCGATGAAATTAAGCAGCAATTGGGGGTTGATGTCACTGAGTTAATCATTGCCCAGCTGTTGTACTTGCAATACGACGATCCCGAAAAGCCGATCTCGATCTATATCAACTCCACCGGCACCTCCTGGTATACCGGAGATTCTGTGGGCTTTGAAACGGAAGCCTTTGCCATCTGCGACACCATCAATTACATCAAGCCGCCGGTTCATACCATCTGTTTGGGGCAGGCGATGGGTACCGCAGCCATGATCCTGTCATCCGGTACCAAGGGCTGCCGAGCCAGCCTTCCCCACGCCACGATTGTCTTACACCAAGCTCGCACGGGGTTTCGAGGGCAGGCTACCGATATTCAAATTCAGGCCAAGGAAGTCCTAGCCAACAAGGCTGCCATCTCCACCATTTTTGCCAAAAATACCGGACAAACTCCGGAGAAAGTTGCCAAGGATATGGAGCGGATGCTCTACATGACTCCCCTACAAGCGCAGGAATACGGCTTAATTGACCGGGTTTTGGAGAATGCCAAAGACCTACCGAAAGCCGTCGCCGCCCTGAGTAGTTAAGTCAGCATCATTCACACCTCGCAAGGAAAAACGTCATGCCCATTGGTATTCCCAGAGTCCCCCACCGCTTTCCAGGGGAGCCCTACACACAGTGGATTAACATCTACGAGCGTCTTGCCCTAGAGCGCATTATTTTCCTCAGTGGAGAAGTCACCGATGGCATGGCCAATGCGATCATCGCCCGCCTCCTCTACATGGACTCCGACGATCAAACCAAGGACATTTTCATCTATATCAACTCCCCCGGTGGGTCTGTGACAGCTGGGATGGCAATCTATGACACGATGCAACACATCAAATCGGAGGTGGTCACCATCTGTGTTGGCTTAGCAGCTTCCATGGGTTCGTTTTTGCTCATGGCAGGCAGCAAAGGCAAGCGACTAGCCCTCCCCCACTCCCGGATTATGATCCACCAACCCTCCGGAGGGACTCGGTGTCAGGCCAGTGACATTGAAATCGAAGCCCGCGAAATTCTGCGGATTCGTAAAGAACTCAATGGTATCTACGCCGAACGCACGGGGCAGCCAATCGAGCGGATTCAAAAAGATATGGATCGGGACTATTTCCTCTCACCCTACGAAGCCAAAGAGTATGGTCTGATTGACCGGGTGATTGAAGATCGCACCTCATAAGACGGTGAATTTTAGGTGTATCTTGGGAACACTGCCATCACAGTCTTATTAACTAGTGGCAGAATTGTTAGGTAATTCTGCCATTTTCGATTGCAATGAATCTTGCAGACTGTTATCAACTGCTAGAGCTAAAGGTCGGAGCATCGTTTGCGGACATCAAAGCATCCTATCGACGGCTGGCCCGTCAATATCATCCAGATGTCAATCAAAACGACCACCAAGCCAAAGAAAAATTCATTGCGCTTGCAGAGGCGTATCAATATCTCCTGCGGTTTGCCCAGCCATCAGAGACACCAATGCCTGGGTCCTCCAAGCAGCCTGCGGTGTCAACACCCCACCGTCCCCCCACGAAGGTGCGCGTCACCACCCAGGCCAAACCTACAACTGCTGAGCAGGCCAATCTGTCAGCTTTAGAGAATCAACTGAAGCAGAGTTCCTATCAACAACTGCAATACCTCTTGAAAAGTCAACGCTTCCCCCGGGCGATCGCCCTGATTGAAGGCTTAGCCCAACGACTGCCGCAAGACCCAGAGGTTCGCCAGTGGCAGGCGATTACCTATCAACGATTAGGGCGCTACCTTGTCAGTCAGCGGCAACTGGATAAGGCCAGAATTTATTTAAAAAAGGCCCTACGCACCGATCCCCATAACCGATCTCTCTGGGCAGAAGTGGAGCAGGACTTTCGGCGTATTGAACAGGTGTACTAGGACGCTACTGGAACCCGGCTTTAACGGTTGTCGATTCTCCTGGGCGTTGTTGCCGAGATTAGCGACGCAAAATATCTGGTAACAGCCCTTTGGCTGCCATCCAGTCTTGGTTATAGAGTCGCGACTGGTAGCGAGATCCCCCATCACAGAGCACCGTCACAATCCTATGTCCCGGCCCCATTTCCTTGGCTAAGGTGAGTGCTGCTGCCACATTGATGCCAACCGATCCCCCCATAAATAACCCCTCGTCATAGAGCAATTGGTAGAGGACGTGCACACAGGTTGGGTCATCAACCTGGATTGCATCATCGGTGGGCACCCCGACCATATTGGCGGTGATCCGACTATTGCCTATACCCTCGGTGATCGAACTACCCTCCAATTTAATCTCACCCGTCTTCACATAACTGTAGAGGGCACTGCCCATGGGATCGGCAACCACACATTGGATGGTAGGATTTCGCTCCTTCAAAAATAGGGCGACACCGGCATAGGTACCGCCGGTCCCCGTGGCAGCTACCCAGGCATCCACCTTGCCATCAGTCTGCTGCCAAATTTCCGGCCCCGTGGTTTCGTAATGGGCACGACGGTTGGCGAGATTATCAAACTGATTGGCCCACACCGCATTTGGCAATTCCGCCGCAATTCGACCCGATAGCTTTACATAGTTATTAGGGTCTTTGTAGGGTACAGCAGGAACGGTGCGAACTTCTGCGCCGAGGGTTCTCAGGAGATCAATTTTTTCTTGCGACTGGGTATCCGGAATAATGATCAGGCACTTGTAGCCCTTGGCGTTGCAAATGTGAGCTAAACCAATGCCCGTATTACCGGCAGTTCCTTCGACAACAGTGCCTCCCGGTTGTAGTAAGTCGCGTTCTTCAGCATCTTGAATCATATAGAGGGCAGCGCGGTCTTTTACCGAACCACCAGGATTCATGAACTCTGCTTTGCCGAGGATTTCACACCCAGTTGCCTCACTCAACCGATTCAGTCGAATCAGCGGGGTGTTACCCACAGTAGCCACAAATCCACGTTTAATATCCATGCGCTGAAAACTACTAGAGTAGGTCTCTATTATGATACCGACTTGCTGGACTTCAATATTCACAAGGACTTGGGATTGTGACCAGGCAGATAAAACCAGATGACTTTGTCAATGTCCTGACAATTAGACTGTAATTGAGAAGCATCTGAAGTTGAAGGAGGCTCATTGAGTCTAAATATCCTCAAGGATAATTCTCAGTCTTGGTTTAGTCGTCTGTTTAGCCATTGGCGCGGCGATTTGTCGGGAGGGCTAACCGCAGCGGTGGTAGCGCTGCCGTTGGCACTGGCATTTGCGGTGGCGAGTGGCGTGGAACCAAAAGCTGGACTGTATACGGCAATTGTGGCGGGGATTGTAGCAGCTGTGTTTGGCGGGTCTCCGGTGCAAATTACAGGACCAACGGGGGCAATGGCTGTTATTTTGGTGGGCATTGTTGCGAAGTACGGCATTGAGAAGGTTTGGATTGCTGGGGTGATGGCGGGCATTATCCAGGTGGCGTTGGGTGCTGCTAGGTTGGGCAGGCTGGTCAAATTTATTCCCTATCCAGTGACGGCAGGCTTTACCAATGGCATTGCCATCATTATTTTTTTCGGTCAGCTGAATAATTTTTTTGGGCTACAGCTGCCACGTAGTGATCATTTCCTGCCGGGATTATGGACAACGGCCATCCATTGGGAAAATATCAATGGGGCTGCGATGGGGCTGGCTGGATTCGTCATTCTCACTCAGCTATTTTGGTCTCGCGTGACGACGATTGTTCCTGGCTCTCTGGTGGGGTTGATTCTGGCTACCGCGATCGCCACTTTCTGGCATCTGGATGTGCCAACCATTGGCGTCATTCCCCAGTCTTTGCCAACACTCCAGGCCATTCCCCACTGGAACGACTTTGGCGTAATTCAAGAGCTAATAAATCCGGCTCTGGCGTTGGCTGCGTTGGGCAGTATTGAGTCTTTGCTGTCGGCGGTGGTGGCGGATGGGATGACGGTCAGCGAAAAACATAACAGCGATCGCGAACTAATCGGCCAGGGATTGGCCAATATCGTGGTGCCGTTTTTTTGGTGGGATTCCGGCCACTGGAGCGATCGCCCGGACGGCGGTGAATGTCCGTGCTGGTGGCAAAACTCGGCTCTCGGGCATGATTCATGGCATTGCTTTGGCGGCGATTATCCTAACCCTGGCTCCTCTCGCAGCGCAGGTTCCGCTGGCGGCGCTGGCTGGGATTTTGATGGTGACAAGTGTGCGGATGATTGAGTGGGAAGCAATCGGGTTACTGCTACGGGCAACCTATGCGGACTTTGGTGTCATGATTCTCACCTGGATGGTCACCATTTGCTTTGACTTGGTACTGGCAGTAGAAGTGGGTTTGATTGCCGCAGGTGCTTTATTCATTAAGCGGATGAGTGAACTGAGTTTGGGTAAGATGCCTGAAACAGAAGTCTTTCCTCCTGGTGTTCCCCTGGAGTTGACGAAGCAAATCGCGGTCTATCGAGTGGATGGGCCTGTTTTCTTCGGAGCCGCTGAACGATTTGCCACATTTCTGCGAGATGAACCGGAAGTGAAGAATCTGGTGCTGCGACTACGGTATGTACCCAATATGGACACCACTGGACTAGTCGCCCTTGAAGATATCTATCGGGATCTTAAGCGCCACGACTGTCGATTGATCTTGAGTGGTTTACAGCCTCAAGTACAGCAACTACTGGAGCGCAGCGGCTTGCTCGAAAAAATTGGTAGAGACAATTGTTTTGATACCACTGATGCCGCTATCCATTCTCTCAGTCCGGAGATCAATAAAATTTCTCCAGTTTCTGTCAATGCTCAAGTTGAGGAGGTGGCTGCCACCCATGATTAAATATTTGCGGTTGCCGATTTCTGGGTTCTTGATCGAGGGCGTATGATCAATGACTCGATAGGCATTGGTTCTAGTCGAAGGCTAGGGGGTGTGGCGTTCATCATCATGGGGCATGAAGAAAAGTTATGACTGGGGATTCTCTGTCATGGCTAGGAACGCTGATTCCAGTTTAAGGCGGCATCGGCGATCGCCTGATCGACGGTCTTTTCCCCCAGCATGGCTGCTTGTAAATTATCGTAGATAGCTTTTTGGAGCTGTTTAATATCCGCCATCGCCGGGATTAACACCCCAGCATCCCTGAGCTGACTGGCACTGACAGCCCTTGCCTTGGCTACCGGAGTGGTCTCACCACTGTTCACAAACTGCACGTAGTCGGTGAGGGCTTTTGTCGTTGAGGGCAGTACATTAGCCGCTTTGGCAAAGGCCAGTTGATTGGCATCATTGGTAATAAACTGGGCAAATGCGATCGCTGCCTCTGGCTGATCCGTGGCTCTGGGAATCACCAGGTTCATCACCGCCACCCCTTTTTTGCCAGTCCTCCCTGTAATTTGGGGTGCGGCAGCAGTGACCTTGGCAATCTGGGGCGCATTGTTGGCAATTTCATTCAGAAATTCTGGCCCTGAAGCCAAAATAGCCGTTTCCCCCGCTTGATAGAGTTCGATCGCCCGTCGATGCCCCTGGGTGAGGGCTTCCTTGGGTAATAGGTCGTTTTGATAGAAATCAACCCAGTACTGAAACACCTGCTTACCTGCTGGGGTATTGAACGCGGCATGTCCCTGGGCATCCACTAAATCAACCCCCATTTGCACAAAGGATTGCAAGACTTCCGTCGAGTCTTCTGGCACAAAAGTGATTAAAAAAGGCATATTTGCCCGTTTTCTGGTGCACCTGCTGGGCAACCTGCGCTAGTTCTCCATAGGTGGCTGGAGGCTTGGACACACCCGCCTGTTTCAGTAACTCCGTGTTATAAAGGGTAACGCGCGTGGTGAGATACCAGGGCAATCCGAAGGTTTTACCATCCAGGGTGCTGGCCTGCCAGATGTTGGGAAAATAGGTTTGACGCACCTCTGGGGGGATTTTGTCATCGAGTTCTAACCAGGCATTTCTCCCGGCCAGCCGTGCCGCAAAGTCAGGATTGAGGTTGACAACATCGGGGGCTGTTTGAGCCGAAACAGCGGTGAGAATCTTACTCTCCATCGCTGTCCAAGGGACATCCACCCAACGAACCCGGATCGGTGGATGCGCCTGTTCAAATTCGGCAATTCGCTGGTTAAAGAAATCGGTAAACTGGGGCTGCAACTGCATCGTCCAAAACTCAACTTCGGGTGCCCCCGCCTGTTGAGAATTTTGAGGAGAGCTACCGGAGCCACAACTGACCATCCAACTCAGCACTAGTCCGAGGAGCGCCAGCACTCCAAATCGCTTCCAGGTTCGCAAGCATCTCATCGTTGGCTTCCAGTTGTACCAAAGGTTCAAGATTTAAGGATAGAGGATTTACGCAAGTCTATGGTGCTACAACCCCAAAGAGAGTTTCCCCGTGTGCGGGTGCGGGAGCATGTGAACCCCCTCAGCGATAAGTATCAAACCCCGATTCAGGCCCCCGATTGGCAGCAGATCTATGCCCAGCCAACCCAACCGTTACATTTGGATATTGGCTGTGGGCGGGGACGATTTCTGCTGCAAATGGCACCCCTCCACCCCGATTGGAATTTCTTGGGTCTGGAAATTCGGGAACCCTTAGTGGCTCAGGCCAACCATTGGTGCCAGGAGTTAGGGCTGAGGAATCTTGCCTACCTGTTCTGCAATGCCAATAACTCCCTGCGTCCACTCCTGGCATCCCTTCCGGTTGCAACGTTGCAGTATGTCACCATTCAGTTCCCCGATCCCTGGTTTAAGCGCCGCCACCAAAAGCGGCGAGTGGTTCAGCCTGAGTTAATTGGCGATTTGGCGGACTACCTGGTGCCAGGGGGATGGTTATTTTTGCAATCGGATGTCATAGATGTGGTAGCCGAAATGCGCGATCGCTGCGTCGAGCATCCTGCTTTTCAGCTCCAGTCCGGTGAGGCTTGGCTGGCAGCAAATCCATTTGCGATCGCCACCGAGCGGGAGACATCAACCTTGTCGCGGGGAGAATCGGTTTACCGGGTGTTACTCCAGCGAATTTGAGTCTGAGCAGTAGAACCGGGGAAAGGGTGCGGTAGGATGAAATCTCTAGCCAATGGCAATGTAAGCAGCAACACATTGATTCATGGAGCTATCATCGCTGCCCACCGAGATAATTCTCACCCACTCTCAGCAAATCCTGGCAAATCTCCAGCTTGACTGGACACCCCAGCCAGGGTCGTATCTGGAACTGGAAGGCAAAACCTATGCCGTTCTGGAACGACATCACCGATACCACCTGAGATCGGGGCGGTATCACCTCCATAAAATTGCCCTCTACGTTCAATCGGCTCCCTGTACCACGGAGAGAAGTCTAGTCGCTGGACGCTGGATAATTGGAGATGCCAGCTGTAAGTTCAGTGCCCATTCCGAGCTATTACGGTGTGCCGTCAATCCAGAAGGGCCCTGTGGGATCAGTGGCCAGGGGTGGCGTTGCCGCTTTTATGAACCCAGGAGTGAAGGACTAGGGAGTACACCAGCGAGCAGTGGCTTGTAGGAGATCGATGACCGAGCAAGTGATGCAGTTGATGATAGAGGCGGGAGGTTCTGATCGGTTCCTGTGCTTGTAGGGTTTAGCCTCCCCCTCTCTCCAGTTTGGTCAGTCAATCAGGGTCGGACTGTACTCAGCAACAACCTTGCGAAAATCATCCCCTTCAATGGTTTCCTGATCCAGCAGCCGATCCACAAGGGCGTCAATCAACGTGCGATGTTCCCGAATTAACTGTCGAGCCCGTTGATGGCAGTAGACGGCAATTCCCCGCACCTGCTGATCAATTTTGGTCGCCATGCCCTCAGAATATTCAGAACGGGGGGTCCAGTCGCGTCCTAAAAAGACTTCGTTGTTGGGGGTTTCTAGAGCCAGAGGGCCAAGGTCAGACATCCCATAACGGGTGACCATTTCACGGGCGAGTTCGGCGACATGCCGGATATCACTGGCTGCCCCAATCGTCACCTCGTCGTAACCAAAAACTTCCTCCTCAGCGGCTCGCCCCCCCAGGGAAATTGTGATCCGATCCAAAATCCAAGCACGGGTATACAGCCCACTATCAATCACTTCCTCATTCGGCAACGGCTGGGCAAACCCACCAATGCCACCCGAACGGGGCAGAATTGTCACTTTATTCAGGGGGTCTGAATTTTTCAGCAAAGTCATCAGCAGCGCGTGACCCACTTCGTGATAGGCAATCAACCGCTTCTTCTTACTATCTAATAGGGGAGTTAATTGCATCCCAATGCTAACGCGGTCAATGGCATCATCAACTTCGGCGGGGGTGATGGCTTCCTTCCGTCTTCGGGCAGTCAAGATCGCCGCTTCGTTAAGTAAATTAGCTAAATCCGCCCCCGAAAATCCCGGTGTTCTCCGGGCAACGGTTTCTAAAGAAACCGTTTCAGAGAGTTTTTTATTCCGAGCATGGACGTCTAAAATCCCCAGCCGCCCCTTATAGCTGGGCAGATCCACCATAATCTGACGGTCAAACCGCCCTGGTCGCAGCAAAGCAGAGTCTAGAACATCAGGGCGGTTGGTTGCAGCAATGACAATAATCCCTGTGTTCCCCTCAAACCCATCCATTTCCGTGAGCAATTGGTTGAGGGTTTGCTCTCGTTCGTCATTGCCCCCCCCAATTCCAGTTCCCCGCTGGCGACCCACGGCATCAATTTCATCAATGAAGATCAGGCACGGCGCATTTTCCTTGGCCTTTTTGAACAAATCCCGCACCCGAGAAGCACCAACCCCTACAAACATTTCCACAAACTCTGAGCCTGAGATGCTGAAAAAAACGGCACCCCCGCTTCTCCAGCGATCGCCTTGGCTAACAGGGTCTTACCTGTACCAGGAGGGCCAATCAACAACACCCCTCTGGGGATGCGGGCACCGACGGAGGTAAAGCGCTCTGGCTTCTTGAGAAAGATGACAACTTCCTGGAGTTCTTCCTTTGCTTCTTCAATTCCGGCCACGTCATCAAACTGAATCCCTGTCTTGGCTTCCATTTGAAACCGGGCTCTTGACTTCCCAAAGTTCATTGCCTGACCTGCCGAACCACTGGAACGTCGCAGAATCAGCATCAACCCCCCAATTAACAAAATCACCAGTAGCAAATTGGCGAGCAGACCCATGAAGGCACCATTATCGGCGGTGGGCTGGACTTCAAAGTCCACCTTACGAGCCGTGAGAACCTGGTAAAGTTCCTGATTTTGGTCAAACAACTCCACTTCTTTAGGGGCAGTATTTTTGGGCTGACCGACTAAGCGAACCCGCGCCACCTGTTGCGCCGGATCGAGTTCCACTCGCTGTACTTCCCCAGCGTCAATCTTTTGCAGCAACTGACTATAGGAGAGACTATTGTCTTGACCGTTGGTAGCGGCAGCAGGGGCTAAAGACATACCGCCTTGCAACAGAACCCAAGCCAACGTCATCATGCCTGCGATCGCCGTTCCTTTAAGAGAAGGGAGGTGTGACTGAGTTCGATTGTGGGAACGTTGCATCATTAAAGACCCTATATCTACGGGGATGAAATCAACAAAGAGTTAGGACGACGTCTGCAATAGCGTTACTTAGAAGCTTGTAGCTCCTCATCCAGTTTAACCTCCCACACCTAATCCACCCATCTCAGCCAAAACTGCCTTTAAAAAAGCGGGTGCATCTGACATCAAAACCAATGTCCTGCGCTGCGTGGGTCGTTTTTACGGATTGGCTGTCTACACTTGCAGCACTGGGTTGAGGATTGCGTCCTGCCTCTACTCTCAGTGCGGTGCATAAAGCGTCATTGATGCACGTCCAGGTACCATCAGCTTCCCAAGCTCGAAAGTAGCTGTAGACACTGTGCCATTTCGGTAAATCGTGGGGCATGGCTCGCCATTTAATCCCATTACTGAGCAAGTAAAAAATCCGATTCAAGACTTCACGCCTATCGAGGCTGCGAGAGCGACCACCCGGTCGAGCCTTGGGAATCAAAGGCTGAAGCAGTTCCCACTGGTCATCCGTCAGGTCAGTATCGTCAGATCCTCATGTCATTTTGGGTCTCACTGAAGACCCTTTTACTATATTTCACCCTTCCCAGCCTGCCCTCATACGCGGCTGCTCAGCTTTTCAAACAGTTTCTTAAAGCAAAGGATAGGTGCAAAACTATTGACCGGCTCTGTAGATCCCAGCAATCATGACATAGCAAGCATGAATTGGTTTCAATTTTGCCCATCCGTAAGGAATTCAATCACATCTAATAGTTTTTGTTTGCCTTTACCAATGATCAGAGGCGGATTTCCATTCCATCTCTCAATGGCTTGTTTTTGTAATATCTCTGGAGTCA
This window encodes:
- a CDS encoding glycoside hydrolase family 3 N-terminal domain-containing protein; translated protein: MVSPTQLPLPAWESLSLPEQVAQLVVVRVCGYIFDHEIRYPAWEPPAAILQHWLQDLGVGGVILLGGSAAELALRIQQLQAWAKLPLLVAADVEEGVGQRFSGATWFPPPLALQAIALEDLKXGAILRLPDGSDHRSRIPGCGVELGSGSRGRCQ
- a CDS encoding glycoside hydrolase family 3 N-terminal domain-containing protein, with translation MGAIIAAESQAVGLNWVLAPVVDVNNNPDNPVINVRAFAETPELVSQLTTAFIQGAQSYPVLTTAKHFPGHGDTAVDSHLDLPVLSHSPERLRQVELPPFAQAIAAGVDTVMSAHLLIPALDPTYPATLSPPILTGCLRQQLGFTGLIVTDALVMGAISHRYGADEAAVLALEAGADILLMPPDPAGVIEAVCAAVKQGRLTPERILASVERVWRAKTKVFTPPTSDFDQAHDWEQIPPLPLQLTHLARPESWAIAAEILQDSRQVQPAPQPLQRSPEIPLRNLVIVDSLLACEYLGNHAPAISLPHQRGYQLQVVDNHTPEVPLTLEWQPRVLTLLQLFIRGNPFRGSAGLTERASAWFEFLVQTQQLQALVIYGSPYTLQQFLPTLPVGIPYVFTYGQMPLAQADALQAILPR
- a CDS encoding vWA domain-containing protein, which produces MKVGLQSALSDTNLDANQGSSQRQLAISISAVPDISDPSVPLNLCLVLDHSGSMKGQPLETVKQAAQRLVERLSPGDRISIVGFDHKAKVLVSNQLIDNPVSVKAQINQLQANGGTAIDEGLRLGIEELSKGKKEAVSQLFLLTDGENEHGDNNRCLKLAQLASGYNLTLNMLGFGDSWNQDLLEQIADAGNGSLTYIQHPGAAVDAFGRLFQRAQAVGLTNAHLILALAPQVRLAELKPIAQVAPDAIELTVQPEAEWLSVRLGDLMTDAPRVILANLYISKLPEGQQAIAKLRVRYSDPVSGTSLRSEMLTVTTQVLSAYQPALDPQVQQYILALAKYRQTQIAESKLQQGDRSGAVTMLQMAAKTALQMGDKNAATVLQENLTRLQSGEELSESDRKKTRIVSKTILQ
- a CDS encoding ATP-dependent Clp protease proteolytic subunit, whose product is MDSPVQAVQSPYSYGDSYYRTPPPDLPSLLLKERIIYLGLPLFSSDEIKQQLGVDVTELIIAQLLYLQYDDPEKPISIYINSTGTSWYTGDSVGFETEAFAICDTINYIKPPVHTICLGQAMGTAAMILSSGTKGCRASLPHATIVLHQARTGFRGQATDIQIQAKEVLANKAAISTIFAKNTGQTPEKVAKDMERMLYMTPLQAQEYGLIDRVLENAKDLPKAVAALSS
- a CDS encoding ATP-dependent Clp protease proteolytic subunit, giving the protein MPIGIPRVPHRFPGEPYTQWINIYERLALERIIFLSGEVTDGMANAIIARLLYMDSDDQTKDIFIYINSPGGSVTAGMAIYDTMQHIKSEVVTICVGLAASMGSFLLMAGSKGKRLALPHSRIMIHQPSGGTRCQASDIEIEAREILRIRKELNGIYAERTGQPIERIQKDMDRDYFLSPYEAKEYGLIDRVIEDRTS
- a CDS encoding J domain-containing protein — encoded protein: MNLADCYQLLELKVGASFADIKASYRRLARQYHPDVNQNDHQAKEKFIALAEAYQYLLRFAQPSETPMPGSSKQPAVSTPHRPPTKVRVTTQAKPTTAEQANLSALENQLKQSSYQQLQYLLKSQRFPRAIALIEGLAQRLPQDPEVRQWQAITYQRLGRYLVSQRQLDKARIYLKKALRTDPHNRSLWAEVEQDFRRIEQVY
- a CDS encoding cysteine synthase A, whose amino-acid sequence is MDIKRGFVATVGNTPLIRLNRLSEATGCEILGKAEFMNPGGSVKDRAALYMIQDAEERDLLQPGGTVVEGTAGNTGIGLAHICNAKGYKCLIIIPDTQSQEKIDLLRTLGAEVRTVPAVPYKDPNNYVKLSGRIAAELPNAVWANQFDNLANRRAHYETTGPEIWQQTDGKVDAWVAATGTGGTYAGVALFLKERNPTIQCVVADPMGSALYSYVKTGEIKLEGSSITEGIGNSRITANMVGVPTDDAIQVDDPTCVHVLYQLLYDEGLFMGGSVGINVAAALTLAKEMGPGHRIVTVLCDGGSRYQSRLYNQDWMAAKGLLPDILRR